In Bacteroidales bacterium, the following proteins share a genomic window:
- a CDS encoding OmpA family protein: protein MIDIKKFYLYFILLIVPIGLKAQDTAFINKLWIYKLNTFGNNALKQSDYSTAACCFERYVKLQPENENGYFCLGESYKYLRDYKKAEEAYFKAYEKSGQKNLEALYNHALMLKMNGDYKEAKKKFSEVLNELKKSKKYQELKKNVKAELSACDSTFKWVDSPKKILISHLDTNINKIYFEHSPVSINDSTFIYTSLRTNKKEYIYDNDTANIPLKKFYKAFWNKDKWVFEGEFNDIPVNKEGYNISNGAFSPDGKRFYFTRCKINWQNKIICAIYVSKIDEEGKWSEPVMLDEKINNPKYTSTMPTVGTESQKGNDVLYFISDNPKGKGKFDIWYSVYDKVKKTYSVPHNAGSKINTKENELSPYYDNETHTLYFSSDGLPGIGGMDVFRSIGDLNKYSPPENVGLPINSSADDIYYSESKNRENGFIVSNRKGGTFLKNETCCDDIYSFKRIEYINLDLKGIVKEKQDSISNFVKLIDSANISIYIKGNNNSENILIKNLTSNKNGSFSTKLETNYEYIFIISKDGYFNNKFELTTKNCNISQTFKKEVELTPIPEKPIIIKNIYYDFDEAKFISSSTSVIDTTILTLLNENPDLIVEISSHTDSKGSYKYNMTLSQRRAESVVNYLTSKGISKDRLIAKGYGESKPIAPNETPDGKDYPEGREKNRRTEFRVIGKLKNDKEPVIEYKE, encoded by the coding sequence GTGATAGATATTAAAAAGTTTTATTTATACTTTATTTTGTTAATAGTTCCGATTGGGCTTAAGGCACAAGATACGGCATTTATTAACAAACTTTGGATTTATAAATTAAATACTTTTGGAAATAATGCTTTAAAACAATCCGATTATTCAACTGCTGCATGCTGTTTTGAACGCTATGTTAAACTTCAACCCGAAAACGAAAATGGATATTTTTGTCTTGGTGAAAGCTATAAATATTTAAGAGATTATAAAAAAGCAGAAGAAGCATATTTTAAAGCGTATGAAAAAAGCGGGCAGAAAAATTTAGAAGCTTTATATAATCACGCATTGATGCTAAAGATGAACGGTGATTATAAGGAAGCTAAAAAGAAATTTTCTGAAGTTTTAAATGAATTAAAAAAATCAAAAAAATATCAGGAGCTTAAAAAAAATGTTAAAGCCGAACTTTCAGCTTGCGATTCTACTTTTAAATGGGTTGATTCGCCAAAAAAAATTCTGATTTCACATCTCGATACTAATATAAATAAAATATATTTTGAACATTCTCCTGTTTCTATAAATGATTCAACTTTTATTTATACTTCGCTAAGAACTAATAAAAAAGAATATATTTATGATAATGATACTGCTAATATTCCTTTAAAAAAGTTTTATAAGGCATTTTGGAATAAAGATAAATGGGTTTTTGAAGGTGAGTTTAACGATATTCCTGTAAACAAGGAAGGATATAATATAAGCAACGGCGCCTTTTCACCTGATGGTAAAAGATTTTATTTTACACGCTGCAAAATAAACTGGCAAAATAAAATAATATGTGCTATATATGTTAGTAAAATTGACGAAGAAGGAAAATGGTCAGAACCAGTTATGCTTGATGAAAAAATAAATAATCCTAAATATACAAGTACAATGCCGACTGTTGGCACCGAGTCTCAAAAAGGCAACGATGTTTTATATTTTATTTCCGATAACCCTAAAGGAAAAGGGAAATTCGATATATGGTACTCCGTTTATGATAAAGTTAAAAAAACATATTCAGTTCCACATAATGCAGGTTCAAAAATAAATACTAAAGAGAATGAACTTTCACCTTATTACGATAATGAAACACATACGCTTTATTTTAGCTCCGATGGTTTGCCGGGCATAGGTGGCATGGATGTTTTCCGGTCTATCGGCGACCTTAATAAATATTCTCCTCCTGAAAACGTAGGGTTACCAATAAACTCAAGCGCTGATGATATATATTATTCGGAAAGTAAAAATCGTGAAAATGGTTTTATTGTTTCAAATAGAAAAGGAGGAACTTTTTTAAAAAATGAAACATGCTGCGATGATATTTATTCTTTTAAGCGAATAGAATATATTAATCTCGATTTGAAAGGTATTGTAAAAGAAAAACAAGATTCTATTTCAAATTTTGTTAAGCTGATTGATAGTGCTAATATTTCTATTTATATAAAAGGTAATAATAATTCAGAAAATATACTTATTAAAAACCTCACTTCAAATAAAAATGGAAGTTTTTCAACCAAACTGGAAACTAACTATGAATATATTTTTATAATTTCAAAAGACGGATATTTTAATAATAAGTTTGAATTAACAACGAAAAATTGTAATATTTCACAAACTTTTAAAAAGGAAGTTGAACTTACTCCAATTCCCGAAAAACCTATTATTATTAAAAATATTTATTACGATTTTGATGAAGCAAAATTTATTTCAAGCTCAACATCTGTTATTGATACTACTATACTTACTTTATTAAATGAAAACCCCGACCTTATTGTTGAAATAAGTTCACATACCGACAGTAAAGGAAGCTATAAATATAACATGACCCTGTCACAAAGAAGAGCCGAAAGTGTTGTTAATTACCTTACAAGTAAAGGAATATCAAAGGACCGATTAATTGCAAAAGGTTATGGAGAATCAAAACCTATTGCACCAAACGAAACTCCCGATGGTAAGGACTATCCAGAAGGAAGAGAGAAAAATCGCAGAACAGAATTCCGAGTAATAGGTAAACTTAAAAATGATAAAGAACCTGTTATTGAATACAAGGAATAA
- a CDS encoding PorP/SprF family type IX secretion system membrane protein, translating into MINKKFILLLIAVFICKSEFAQDIHFSQYYASPLTLSPSNTGNYNGNSRIMSNYRSQWKEISKPYITNSIGYDRQFYIFNEKFSGGFIIVNDKSGINLKVLKILASAAYHKKIERNIIHAGIQFGLVNKQVTPPDETFPNQLNWETGHFDKTLPNNENELQNKLKYFDFNMGFGWNFIQLKKIEPFFSFAIFHLNCPNESFNNDKFILKPRLLFSGGTKWFFSDVVTFIPRFSFMRTTKANELNLGFNTNFKTNNGDAKTGPTSLFSGIHTRTGINNLNDAVFLVLGVIFNRVEVGVSYDINVSKLHVATNYQGGFEISLIWTGLSTHITKKEIPCDRY; encoded by the coding sequence ATGATTAACAAAAAATTTATATTACTCTTAATAGCTGTTTTCATTTGTAAAAGTGAATTTGCACAAGACATTCACTTCTCTCAATATTATGCTTCACCATTAACTTTATCGCCATCCAACACCGGAAATTATAATGGTAATTCTCGTATTATGAGCAATTACAGGTCGCAATGGAAGGAAATTTCAAAACCTTATATAACTAATTCCATTGGTTATGATAGACAATTTTATATTTTTAATGAGAAATTCAGTGGCGGTTTTATTATAGTTAATGATAAATCGGGTATAAACCTAAAAGTATTAAAAATACTGGCTTCAGCAGCATATCATAAAAAAATCGAAAGAAATATTATTCATGCAGGTATTCAATTTGGATTAGTTAACAAACAGGTTACGCCACCAGATGAAACATTTCCCAATCAACTTAATTGGGAAACCGGACATTTCGATAAAACATTGCCAAATAATGAAAATGAACTTCAAAACAAATTAAAATATTTCGACTTTAATATGGGTTTTGGATGGAATTTCATACAATTAAAAAAAATCGAACCATTCTTTTCTTTTGCAATATTTCACCTTAATTGTCCGAATGAATCATTTAACAATGATAAATTCATATTAAAACCACGCTTGCTTTTTTCGGGAGGAACTAAATGGTTTTTCAGTGATGTTGTTACTTTTATTCCAAGGTTTTCTTTTATGAGAACTACAAAAGCAAATGAGTTAAATTTAGGATTTAATACAAATTTCAAAACCAATAATGGGGATGCTAAAACAGGTCCTACTTCTTTATTTTCGGGAATACATACACGCACTGGCATTAACAATCTTAATGATGCTGTATTTTTAGTCTTAGGGGTTATATTTAATAGAGTTGAAGTTGGCGTTAGTTATGATATAAATGTTTCGAAATTGCATGTAGCTACTAATTATCAGGGAGGTTTTGAAATTTCATTAATTTGGACAGGATTAAGTACTCATATTACAAAAAAAGAAATACCCTGTGATAGATATTAA
- a CDS encoding PKD domain-containing protein — protein MFKKSYIIFTLFFLFTSNFVFSQQADDSTGCAPFLVHFTGVPGATNILWDFGDGAGSNINNPQHTYALTGNYVVKYDATVNSSPYSSTINIKVFGKPTPKFTTPDNLKGCIPHLMHFNDQSTGWGGSTIKNWQWTFGDGGGDNTNNPNPQYVYTLGGVFDVSLIVIDDNGCDSSIVKKLYISVSQKPTISVITNPLNLISCNVPFVVTYNTTATSNATQNKTLNYIWNFGNGQTSSSITPSPVITYTHNGSYTAKLIVTDINGCSDSVKKIISIGKPVASFNVGDTVCNPVTFINNSTPGTTAIWIYGDGTNGNSPFHTYTNSGFYNVKLTVISSGNCQDDTTRRIYVEIPTANFTFTPTYFCSIPASITLTNNSSPGTTCSWSFSHIPQMTDDDSLHNKIKINPSSSTNCNPVITIEKGSDTSQYIIINKSKIYATLTVTTSHGCTATLTKLIDTVCLPIARFMPDITYGCAPLEVNFSDSSRSCDEITNWKYIWGDGTTTSGKNVPHTFNNPGTYWVKLVITNIKGCIDTSYAIKIDVGKIPFPDFSVSKTSLCPDEEVTFTDKTPLSDSIDTWHYYSDGKGFMTSHCPNDGNPTWKFISSTGPQNVELEVGSKGCYNSITKNSLIWVKGPIITFTTQSYCDSPQVYIFTAAPQQSKIWSWNFGDGTNLNNTTQAIVSHKYINSGNYTVTLKAENDTTGCNPWTDTKIAEVRKLKAFFTPDTLLCNNVINPFNSIGSTDVDVSCDNSGYIWFFDNEPPKMTSSTNTNQIFTNSGYHNIKLVVKDVNYCWDTISKRVKSFGVFPKIVCDSTYICVPQDVIFYTKGTTADTTITSYNWNFGDGGTSTIDSISHLYTNTAPNSFIVTLTITDKLGCSSTANYTIIPSKPNPNFSATPKLNLCVGDSVRFNPVVTTHEKYSWNFGDGKTDTIINPYHKYINSGTYSVNLKINDSINCPSQSTISNYIHVQDYPNPNFYSSLDTAANRCYPKDINFIDTANRYKNYVSRIWDLGTGGATISNASVYQHYGEPGKYTVKLYLTTTFGCKDSSLKTFQLYGPKANFNVTPSSVCKGDSVLISLNTSDTFNLDTWHWDFGDGTGANKSNPIYHIFNYHPSNGNNNITLICWSQDSTCPKTFSKPLKVHQVIADFKRNNEISSIDTAHCLNITDNFINTSDSANTYYWNFGDSYTDNTFNTQHKYKSAGTYNVELLVKNTATTCEDTITKKMIIFPLPEIIASGGDTCFNKSVQIFSNANNAIKYKWTPSTGLSSDTIANPYASPKTSTNYQIKVTDINGCTDSKNVYVYIQQPPNEIIWDTTIVVGEKVNLNGNAGDGFTYSWNPPKDLSCPDCPVPNSSTLQDIKYVVTFRDTLGCFTGESIFTIKVLPVSSVDVPSAFTPNGDGINDIAYVAGWGIKKLISFKIFNRWGELLFESNDIKVGWDGKYKGTPQNTETYTYYVIAETYIDKEPITKKGLIKILR, from the coding sequence ATGTTTAAAAAAAGTTATATAATTTTTACATTATTTTTTTTATTTACTTCAAATTTTGTTTTTTCACAACAAGCCGATGATAGTACTGGTTGTGCTCCATTTTTAGTTCATTTTACAGGAGTACCCGGAGCAACAAATATTTTATGGGATTTTGGCGATGGCGCCGGAAGCAATATCAATAATCCTCAGCATACGTATGCTTTAACCGGTAATTATGTAGTTAAATATGATGCTACTGTTAACTCATCACCATATAGTTCAACCATTAATATAAAAGTTTTTGGAAAACCTACTCCTAAATTTACTACTCCTGATAATTTAAAAGGATGTATTCCTCATTTAATGCACTTTAACGACCAATCTACAGGTTGGGGAGGAAGTACAATAAAAAATTGGCAGTGGACTTTTGGTGATGGAGGAGGAGATAATACAAATAACCCGAATCCACAATACGTTTATACACTTGGAGGAGTATTTGATGTATCATTGATAGTAATTGATGATAATGGCTGTGATTCTTCTATTGTAAAAAAACTATATATATCTGTTTCTCAAAAACCGACAATATCTGTAATTACAAATCCTTTGAATTTAATTTCATGCAACGTGCCATTTGTTGTTACTTACAATACTACTGCTACAAGTAATGCTACGCAGAATAAAACTTTGAATTATATATGGAATTTCGGTAATGGACAAACTAGTTCATCTATTACTCCTTCTCCTGTTATAACATATACACATAATGGCAGTTATACTGCAAAGCTTATTGTAACTGATATTAATGGCTGTTCTGATTCTGTAAAAAAAATAATATCAATTGGAAAACCAGTAGCTTCTTTCAATGTTGGGGATACAGTATGTAATCCTGTTACTTTTATAAATAATTCAACACCAGGAACTACAGCTATTTGGATTTACGGGGATGGGACAAATGGTAATTCGCCTTTTCATACATACACCAATTCCGGATTTTATAATGTTAAATTAACTGTAATTTCTTCAGGAAATTGTCAGGATGATACAACAAGAAGAATATATGTGGAAATTCCTACAGCAAATTTTACTTTTACTCCAACATATTTCTGTTCTATTCCGGCAAGTATTACTTTAACTAATAATTCTTCACCTGGAACAACATGCAGTTGGAGCTTTTCTCATATTCCTCAAATGACTGATGATGATTCTCTGCATAATAAAATAAAAATCAATCCTTCGTCTTCAACTAATTGCAATCCTGTAATAACTATTGAAAAAGGAAGCGATACCAGTCAATACATTATTATTAATAAATCCAAAATTTACGCTACTTTAACTGTTACAACATCTCACGGTTGTACGGCTACTTTAACTAAACTTATTGATACTGTTTGCCTGCCAATAGCACGCTTTATGCCTGATATAACTTATGGATGTGCTCCATTAGAAGTTAATTTTTCCGATTCAAGCAGGTCGTGTGATGAAATTACAAATTGGAAATATATTTGGGGCGATGGAACAACTACCAGTGGAAAAAACGTTCCGCATACTTTTAATAATCCCGGCACATACTGGGTTAAACTCGTTATTACAAATATTAAAGGATGTATTGATACTTCTTATGCAATAAAAATAGATGTTGGTAAAATTCCCTTCCCTGATTTTAGCGTTTCAAAAACATCTCTATGTCCTGATGAAGAAGTTACTTTCACTGATAAAACCCCTTTGTCCGACAGTATTGACACTTGGCATTATTACTCCGATGGCAAAGGATTTATGACATCACATTGTCCTAATGATGGCAATCCTACGTGGAAATTTATTTCTTCCACTGGACCACAGAATGTAGAACTTGAAGTTGGGTCAAAAGGTTGTTATAATTCAATTACAAAAAATTCTTTAATATGGGTTAAAGGACCTATAATAACTTTTACAACTCAATCGTATTGCGATTCGCCACAGGTATATATTTTTACAGCAGCTCCCCAACAATCAAAAATATGGAGTTGGAACTTCGGTGATGGCACAAATCTTAACAATACAACTCAAGCAATAGTTTCGCACAAATATATTAATTCCGGAAATTATACTGTTACCCTTAAAGCTGAAAACGATACTACGGGCTGCAATCCATGGACAGACACAAAAATAGCTGAAGTCAGAAAATTAAAAGCATTTTTTACTCCTGATACTTTACTTTGTAATAATGTGATTAATCCATTTAACTCTATTGGTTCCACAGATGTTGATGTTTCATGTGATAATTCCGGATACATTTGGTTTTTTGATAATGAGCCGCCAAAAATGACAAGCAGTACCAATACCAATCAAATTTTTACTAATTCCGGATATCATAATATAAAACTTGTGGTTAAAGATGTTAATTATTGTTGGGATACAATATCTAAAAGAGTTAAGTCCTTTGGAGTTTTCCCTAAAATTGTTTGCGACTCAACCTATATTTGTGTGCCGCAAGATGTAATTTTTTATACAAAAGGTACTACTGCCGATACAACAATAACTTCATACAACTGGAATTTTGGTGATGGCGGAACATCTACCATTGACTCAATATCCCATCTTTATACTAATACAGCACCAAATTCTTTTATTGTTACTTTAACAATAACAGATAAATTAGGTTGTAGTTCTACAGCTAACTATACAATAATTCCATCAAAACCAAATCCAAATTTTAGTGCAACACCAAAATTAAATCTTTGTGTCGGCGATTCAGTCAGATTTAATCCTGTTGTTACAACTCATGAAAAATATAGTTGGAATTTTGGAGATGGCAAAACGGATACCATAATAAATCCTTATCATAAATATATTAATAGCGGAACATATAGCGTTAATCTTAAAATTAATGATTCTATAAATTGTCCAAGTCAAAGTACAATTTCTAATTATATTCACGTTCAGGATTATCCTAATCCTAATTTTTATTCTTCTTTGGATACTGCCGCAAATAGGTGTTACCCAAAAGATATTAATTTTATTGATACAGCAAACAGGTATAAAAATTATGTTTCACGTATATGGGATTTAGGAACAGGCGGAGCAACTATTTCTAATGCTTCTGTATATCAGCATTACGGAGAGCCCGGTAAATATACAGTGAAATTATACTTAACAACTACTTTTGGATGCAAAGACAGCTCTTTAAAAACATTTCAGTTGTATGGACCCAAAGCAAACTTTAACGTAACACCTTCATCAGTTTGTAAAGGTGATAGTGTATTGATATCACTGAATACATCAGATACTTTTAATTTAGATACATGGCATTGGGATTTTGGAGATGGAACAGGTGCTAATAAATCAAATCCCATTTATCATATATTTAATTATCATCCTTCAAATGGAAATAATAATATTACTCTTATATGCTGGTCGCAGGATTCAACTTGTCCTAAAACATTTTCAAAACCTTTAAAAGTACATCAGGTTATTGCCGACTTTAAACGAAATAATGAAATTAGTTCTATTGATACAGCTCATTGTTTAAATATCACCGATAATTTTATTAATACTTCAGATTCTGCAAATACTTATTATTGGAATTTCGGAGACAGTTATACAGACAATACATTTAACACTCAACACAAATATAAATCTGCCGGAACATATAATGTTGAGCTTTTAGTTAAAAATACTGCAACAACTTGCGAAGATACAATTACAAAAAAAATGATTATATTCCCTCTTCCTGAAATCATAGCAAGTGGAGGAGATACATGCTTTAATAAATCAGTTCAAATATTCTCAAATGCAAATAATGCAATAAAATACAAATGGACACCAAGCACCGGATTAAGTTCTGATACTATTGCCAACCCTTATGCTTCACCGAAAACTTCAACAAATTATCAAATAAAAGTAACAGATATAAATGGCTGCACTGACAGTAAAAATGTTTATGTATATATTCAACAGCCGCCAAATGAAATAATATGGGATACAACAATTGTTGTGGGGGAAAAAGTTAATCTAAATGGTAACGCCGGAGATGGCTTTACTTATTCGTGGAACCCCCCAAAAGATTTAAGTTGTCCTGATTGTCCCGTACCTAATTCCTCAACTTTGCAAGACATTAAATATGTTGTTACATTTAGAGATACATTGGGTTGTTTTACCGGAGAATCCATATTTACTATTAAAGTTTTACCGGTATCTTCAGTAGATGTTCCTTCTGCATTTACACCTAACGGAGATGGAATAAATGATATAGCTTATGTTGCAGGTTGGGGAATAAAGAAATTAATTTCTTTCAAAATATTTAATCGCTGGGGCGAATTATTATTTGAGTCCAATGACATTAAAGTCGGCTGGGATGGAAAATATAAAGGAACCCCTCAGAATACTGAAACTTATACTTATTATGTAATTGCTGAAACATACATTGATAAAGAACCGATAACAAAAAAAGGGTTAATTAAAATTCTCAGATAA
- a CDS encoding M43 family zinc metalloprotease, with product MKKITAYLFFYFSIISYLYAQENKCGTVVSPEFMKSYKQRIKNEFNKTRNVNIKASTVPDTCLNKEIAITMHIVCDSTGSCKITKSDIDDAFTILNNDFKPICLSFKICKIDTIKNWKYNFFDSQIEEKEIFTLYYNPKTINVYLVEKIKLNGGYPAGYAPLPPSSDYIFLNKSAIKTSISHEMGHYFNLLHTFEISGGAEDADGDNCETAGDLICDTEADIENAQFSGCTYIGSAKDTKGDYITPPICNLMSYHPKACRCCFTTQQYNRMAHAYIYFRKYLY from the coding sequence ATGAAAAAAATAACTGCTTATTTATTTTTTTACTTTTCAATAATTTCATATTTATATGCTCAGGAAAACAAATGTGGAACAGTTGTCTCACCTGAGTTTATGAAATCATACAAACAAAGAATCAAGAATGAATTTAATAAAACCAGAAATGTTAACATCAAGGCATCCACTGTACCCGATACATGTTTGAATAAAGAAATTGCCATAACCATGCATATTGTTTGTGATAGTACAGGAAGTTGTAAAATAACAAAAAGCGATATTGACGATGCTTTTACTATTCTTAATAATGATTTTAAACCAATATGCTTATCATTTAAAATATGTAAAATTGACACAATAAAAAATTGGAAATATAATTTTTTTGATAGCCAAATTGAAGAAAAAGAAATTTTCACATTATATTATAATCCTAAAACAATAAACGTATATCTTGTAGAAAAAATAAAGCTTAATGGAGGTTATCCTGCCGGATATGCACCTCTTCCTCCAAGTTCGGATTATATTTTTTTGAATAAATCTGCTATTAAAACTTCAATATCGCATGAAATGGGACATTATTTTAATCTTCTTCACACTTTCGAAATTTCAGGTGGTGCAGAAGATGCTGATGGCGATAACTGCGAAACTGCCGGCGATTTAATATGCGACACTGAAGCCGACATTGAAAACGCACAATTTTCAGGATGTACTTATATTGGTAGTGCAAAAGATACCAAGGGGGATTATATTACGCCTCCAATATGCAATCTTATGTCGTATCATCCGAAAGCATGCAGATGCTGTTTTACAACACAGCAATATAATCGTATGGCTCACGCGTATATTTATTTTAGAAAGTATTTGTATTAA